The bacterium sequence GTCATTACGGCCGAGGTGGTACCTGAACCCGGAACGGTTGGCGTGTTGTTAGCATTTGGTGTGCTAGCTGCTGCTTATCGACGACATAAGAATTAGCTAAGCATCTTACAAAAACAAGAGGAGCGCGTTAGCGCTCTTCTTGTTTTATACCGTATATATCGTTTTTACACTTAGCTGGCGGTGATATAACCTCAAGTGCTTCTCCCTGACCGATCATTTTTCGGAAGAAGCAAGATCGGTGACCCTCGTGACAAGCTACGCCTGTCTGGTCCACTTTTAATAAAAGAGTATCCGCGTCACAGTCAACTAGGATTTCTCTTACATATTGAAGATGCCCTGATGTTTCGCCTTTGACCCAGAACTTCTGCCGAGAACGGCTCCAATAGGTCGCTAGGCCAGTTTCAATCGTTTTTTTAAGTGATTCTCGGTTCATATAGGCCATCATAAGCACATGTCCGTTTAGATTGTCTTGAACAATCGCAGGGACAAGTCCTTTATCATCAAACTTTATCTTATCTAGAATTTCCATAGTTTCTCCTAACGATTACTCCACGCTCCGACATATAATCTTTTAACTGCTGAACGGTGTAGTTGCCATCGTGGACGATGCTGGCGATAAGCGCCGCATCGGCTTTGGCTGTAGTGACGGCCTGATAAAGATGTTCAGGTGTACCCGCGCCGCCAGAGGCGATGACGGGAATATTTACTGCTTCAGCTACAGCTTTCGTTAAAGGAATGTCATAGCCGATTTGGGTGCCGTCGCGGTCCATGCTTGTGAGCAGGATTTCGCCTGCGCCTAATGATTCTACTTTAGAAACCCATTCAATGGCATCGAGTCCGGTAGGGGTCCTTCCGCCGTGTACGAAAACTTCCCATCTCGGTGAGCCATCCGGTTTTGTACCTACGCATTTGGGATCGACTGCAACGACAACACATTGCGATCCGAATTTTTCTGCTGCCTCAGATATAAGCTCAGGGGTTTCTACCGCAGCAGTATTGATGCTTATTTTGTCAGCGCCTGCTTTCAAGATGCGTCTGAAGTCTTCGACGGTCCTGATTCCTCCTCCAACTGTGAAGGGAATAAACACTGTTTCAGCTACCCGTGCAGCCATTACAGCAACGATATCGCGCTGCTCATGGCTGGCGGTGATGTCGAGAAATACCAGTTCATCCGCGCCTTGAGCATCATAGAGCGCGCCAAGTTCAACAGGGTCGCCTGCATCGCGAAGGTTGACAAAATTGACCCCCTTCACAACGCGCCCGTTTCTTACATCAAGACATGGAATAATTCGTTTCGCTAGCATCGTACTCAAAGGATACCGTTTTTAGCCTTATAAAGCCAAATCATAGCTGATAATAGCCCTAACTATGCTTCATGACGGACTTAAGTAAGAGGGGCGTAATGAGGGTAGTAACGAAGACTACTAAGATCAACTGACCATATAAGTCAGCGGCAATGATGCCTTCCCTTTGGCCAATGCTGGCGAATATAAGGCCAACTTCTCCCCGTGGAACCATTCCAATTCCGATTGCCAGGCGATTGATCCCTCGCCAAGGAGCGCCTAACCCAGCGGCAAGTTTGGTGATAATGGCTAGAATGATAAGGCTTAGCGATAATATGATCGTGATGATAAGCGGTGAATTTGAATTAAATAAACCTCTTAGGTCGACTTGCAATCCCACGATGACAAAAAATACCGGTACGAAAATGTCGGCAACAGGTCTGATTTGCTCGTGAATCTTAACACGGTCTTCAGTTGTTGCGAGGATTAGCCCGGCAGCAAAGGCTCCGATGATTTCTGCCAGTCCAATCTTTTCAGCGGCAAGAGCTAGCGCTAAGCAAAATAGGAAGGCGATGGTAACAAGGACGCCACGGGTTTTTAACTTCTGGATCAGTTCAGTGAGTAGAGAAGCATACCGGATTCCAATCCATATTGCCGCTACTAAGAACAAGACTGCTATGACAACCGCCTTGCTTATCTCAACTATATCAGGGCTGCCAAATCTGACAATCTGCAACACTACTGCTAGTATCAGAAGACCTAAAATATCATCAATGACCGCAGCGCCGATAATGATTTTGGCTTCCAGCGTTTCCAATTTTCCGATATCAGCCAGTATTCTTGTAGTAATTCCAATACTTGTGGCAGTCAGAGCCGCCCCGATGAAAAGCGCCTGCTGATAATTACCGTGTATGGCTAGCACGATTGCAAACCCCGCAACAAGCGGTAAAACAACCCCAATTACAGCGACAAGAAATGCAGACTTGCCCACCTTCAAAAAATCGGCCAATTCGCTTTCAAGCCCAACCTCGAACAAAAGCAAAATAACGCCGATGGATGCAATGAATAAAATCGCTGGGTCAGTTACTGCTTGACGTAGAGGAGTAAAACCTAAGAGTATGCCAACGAGTAATTCACCAAGAACTGCCGGTTGCTTAAGATGCTCGGCAAGTTCGCCCCCGATTTTGGCTGCCGCGATTATCAATATAAGAAGTAAAAGGGCATGAGCTGATTCCATTGCTTTTCATCCTATGTAAGAGCGTGATTTTTATCTCATCTCTGTATTGAGTTTACCTTGTCTTCTGGCAAGCAATCTTTACTATGATTGAGCCGCAAAAGTGAGTGAGGCCTTTGTATTGCCCTTTGTTCTAGGAATTTTTGAAATGGAAACGA is a genomic window containing:
- the hisI gene encoding phosphoribosyl-AMP cyclohydrolase, translated to MEILDKIKFDDKGLVPAIVQDNLNGHVLMMAYMNRESLKKTIETGLATYWSRSRQKFWVKGETSGHLQYVREILVDCDADTLLLKVDQTGVACHEGHRSCFFRKMIGQGEALEVISPPAKCKNDIYGIKQEER
- a CDS encoding cation:proton antiporter, whose product is MESAHALLLLILIIAAAKIGGELAEHLKQPAVLGELLVGILLGFTPLRQAVTDPAILFIASIGVILLLFEVGLESELADFLKVGKSAFLVAVIGVVLPLVAGFAIVLAIHGNYQQALFIGAALTATSIGITTRILADIGKLETLEAKIIIGAAVIDDILGLLILAVVLQIVRFGSPDIVEISKAVVIAVLFLVAAIWIGIRYASLLTELIQKLKTRGVLVTIAFLFCLALALAAEKIGLAEIIGAFAAGLILATTEDRVKIHEQIRPVADIFVPVFFVIVGLQVDLRGLFNSNSPLIITIILSLSLIILAIITKLAAGLGAPWRGINRLAIGIGMVPRGEVGLIFASIGQREGIIAADLYGQLILVVFVTTLITPLLLKSVMKHS
- the hisF gene encoding imidazole glycerol phosphate synthase subunit HisF, which codes for MLAKRIIPCLDVRNGRVVKGVNFVNLRDAGDPVELGALYDAQGADELVFLDITASHEQRDIVAVMAARVAETVFIPFTVGGGIRTVEDFRRILKAGADKISINTAAVETPELISEAAEKFGSQCVVVAVDPKCVGTKPDGSPRWEVFVHGGRTPTGLDAIEWVSKVESLGAGEILLTSMDRDGTQIGYDIPLTKAVAEAVNIPVIASGGAGTPEHLYQAVTTAKADAALIASIVHDGNYTVQQLKDYMSERGVIVRRNYGNSR